The following are from one region of the Juglans regia cultivar Chandler chromosome 10, Walnut 2.0, whole genome shotgun sequence genome:
- the LOC109010116 gene encoding F-box protein SKIP14-like — MPLSLSDAHAVRNCEGSRDSWSFRGLNSESEGSDCNKMGKAEFGGYGEPLLVDDVVDKLPIDPFGMDKRSTITITGWFQDLVEESDSGCNGFGFDDAQKEIADHHGLFAGLNWLWNGSMKFEPELGNVKKGGISIPCDGFDGYGVDTRLLDGVFALDGNVEEFMNFGRFGNWFVSKGAPESRDCGKTCFKGVEESTPHDAMFFALGYLGVQDLLTVERVCKSLRDSVRSDALLWRSIHIDRPLSEKITDDALLKLANRAQGTLQCLSLVDCIRITDSGLKRVIETNPRLKKLSVPGCVRLSVDSLLDMLRAFKSVGSPGIKHLRIAGIRSITEKQFEELQFLLNADNHVEQSAHRLRIYSGVPSYISCDDDCAIDIEACPWCHEFKLVYDCPSESCQGKHQADHLCRACIICTPRCINCGCCIKDRDYEETFCLDSLCLDCWKQRLNCPGMLGEKGASQCTIFRQETSYQFCFYG, encoded by the exons ATGCCTCTTAGTCTCTCTGATGCCCACGCGGTTAGGAATTGTGAAGGTTCACGGGATTCTTGGAGTTTCCGGGGCTTGAATTCTGAGTCGGAGGGTTCTGATTGCAACAAAATGGGCAAGGCTGAGTTTGGAGGCTACGGTGAGCCGCTGCTTGTAGATGATGTCGTCGATAAGTTGCCTATCGATCCATTTGGAATGGATAAAAGGTCTACGATTACGATCACGGGTTGGTTTCAAGACTTGGTAGAGGAATCTGATTCAGGTTGTAATGGTTTTGGGTTTGATGATGCTCAAAAAGAGATTGCTGATCATCATGGACTCTTTGCAGGGCTGAATTGGCTGTGGAATGGTTCAATGAAGTTTGAACCAGAATTGGGTAACGTGAAAAAGGGTGGAATTTCAATTCCTTGTGATGGGTTTGATGGATATGGGGTTGACACTAGATTGCTTGATGGTGTTTTTGCACTGGATGGAAATGTGGAGGAGTTTATGAATTTCGGCCGTTTCGGAAATTGGTTTGTGAGCAAAGGTGCTCCAGAGTCGAGGGATTGTGGAAAAACTTGTTTTAAGGGTGTTGAAGAAAGTACACCCCATGATGCAATGTTTTTTGCTTTGGGATATCTGGGAGTGCAGGACCTTCTCACTGTAGAAAGGGTTTGCAAATCTTTGCGCGATTCGGTTAGAAGTGATGCTCTTCTGTGGAGGAGTATTCACATCGATCGGCCGTTGAGCGAGAAGATCACGGATGATGCTCTTCTGAAATTGGCTAACAGGGCACAAGGCACCCTTCAGTGCTTGAGCCTAGTGGACTGCATAAGAATCACAGATAGCGGTTTGAAGCGTGTGATTGAAACGAATCCAAGACTGAAAAAG CTAAGCGTTCCAGGATGTGTAAGACTTAGTGTTGACAGCTTATTGGATATGTTAAGGGCCTTCAAGTCTGTTGGCTCCCCAGGAATAAAGCACTTGAGAATTGCTGGCATCCGCAGTATAACAGAAAAGCAGTTTGAAGAATTGCAGTTTCTTCTGAATGCAGATAACCATGTGGAGCAGAGTGCCCACAGGCTACGGATTTATAGTGGGGTTCCGTCTTATATATCTTGTGATGATGATTGTGCCATCGACATTGAGGCCTGCCCCTGGTGCCATGAGTTTAAACTAGTTTATGATTGCCCATCAGAGAGTTGTCAGGGGAAACATCAGGCTGATCATTTGTGCAGGGCTTGCATAATCTGCACACCGCGCTGTATCAATTGTGGGTGCTGCATTAAGGACCGTGATTATGAGGAAACA